The following proteins are encoded in a genomic region of Trypanosoma brucei gambiense DAL972 chromosome 8, complete sequence:
- a CDS encoding oxidoreductase, putative produces the protein MGAGTSQPSSSHDINGNGRTSGKALGNALRCHGWMVSKCVRQWKAAAAINSEITIPPPGKGQVRVKLYAAAVNPVDAKRAAFGYQVSSSLFTGGLSRGTGVASTMLGPETLFPFPYVMGVEGAGVIESVGWDSSKELQYDFHVGDRVAFLADMSQPFGGTFCQYAVVHADALGKIPAPTDGNDFIDFVEASTMPCSAGAAYVALFDKLRVERGRSIFISGASGGVGSVAVQLAKYVGLCVLASCSTVNVPYVSSLGADFVFDYTTNNVVKECLEHTQSVGVDYVLELADAALAAKHAEALRFGGSICVLPGPMNANDANSGVFFRKQISVSYVCLAGLYGSEVTRKLLRSVVEESLRLYQNGAFRLHVETASIERVRDVMDVVASGHARGKIVLTDFHPTESPGVDAAVGSRRRKQVRDAAKLTAPAGDAAAR, from the coding sequence ATGGGCGCAGGGACGTCGCAGCCTTCCAGTTCTCACGATATCAATGGCAACGGCAGAACCAGCGGGAAAGCACTGGGCAACGCGCTGCGGTGCCATGGATGGATGGTGTCCAAGTGTGTGCGGCAATGGAAAGCAGCGGCGGCCATAAACTCAGAAATAACAATTCCACCACCTGGGAAGGGGCAGGTCCGGGTAAAGCTGTATGCTGCAGCGGTGAACCCAGTGGATGCAAAGCGGGCGGCGTTTGGCTACCAGGTTTCCAGTTCGCTATTTACCGGTGGCCTCAGCCGTGGAACCGGTGTGGCTTCAACGATGCTGGGGCCAGAAACtctatttccctttccttatGTGATGGGCGTTGAAGGCGCCGGTGTCATTGAGAGCGTGGGCTGGGATAGCAGTAAAGAGCTGCAGTACGACTTCCACGTCGGTGACCGAGTTGCTTTTCTTGCGGACATGTCCCAACCGTTCGGGGGGACATTTTGTCAATACGCCGTAGTGCATGCGGACGCGTTGGGGAAAATACCGGCCCCGACGGACGGCAATGACTTTATTGATTTCGTCGAAGCGTCAACGATGCCATGCTCAGCGGGCGCGGCATACGTGGCACTTTTCGACAAGTTGCGAGTGGAGCGGGGACGGAGCATCTTTATTAGTGGTGCGTCGGGCGGCGTCGGTAGCGTGGCTGTGCAGCTAGCCAAGTACGTCGGGCTATGTGTATTGGCGTCGTGTTCAACAGTCAACGTCCCGTACGTCAGCAGTCTTGGCGCCGACTTTGTGTTCGattacaccaccaacaatGTGGTAAAGGAGTGTCTTGAGCACACACAAAGTGTGGGCGTTGACTACGTGCTAGAACTTGCCGACGCCGCACTTGCAGCCAAACACGCGGAGGCACTACGGTTTGGTGGTTCAATTTGTGTCCTTCCTGGGCCCATGAACGCGAATGATGCGAATAGCGGTGTATTCTTCCGCAAGCAGATATCGGTGAGCTACGTGTGTTTGGCTGGTTTGTATGGCAGTGAGGTGACGCGTAAGTTATTGCGTTCTGTGGTGGAGGAATCGCTGCGGTTGTATCAGAATGGCGCGTTTCGCCTACATGTGGAAACAGCCTCAATTGAGCGCGTGCGCGATGTGATGGACGTGGTGGCCTCAGGGCATGCGCGGGGGAAAATCGTCTTGACAGACTTTCACCCAACAGAATCCCCCGGAGTTGACGCGGCCGTCGGAAGTCGCAGAAGAAAGCAAGTCAGGGATGCTGCCAAGTTAACGGCACCGGCTGGCGATGCCGCCGCGCGATAA